One window of Athalia rosae chromosome 4, iyAthRosa1.1, whole genome shotgun sequence genomic DNA carries:
- the LOC105692623 gene encoding reticulon-4-interacting protein 1, mitochondrial, whose protein sequence is MLAIKSAVIRAKSISRGSQIRYLSQLSTKYKENHEEKMQAWQIHSYEGLANLKLSDVRIPIIKKPNDVLIKIEAASVNPIDLAVSRGYGATILNAMRKMNALKDDFDVIEFPLTLGRDFSGIVISKGHSIGDRLTLGDKVWGVIPVEQQGCHAEYVVVDGNLVNHRPTNLSHLEASSILYAGLTAWSALWITGGLWLKTNVPTTYNKRVLVLGGSGGVGTLAIQLLKAWNMQVVTTCSTDAVELVEGLGAHVVVDYNDQNAESQILEEGPYDIILDCCNQGIDVIRAKGYPHNTFITLNSPLLRNIDEYGWVAGSMKNIGELIKYNVPMIENKSFVKWAVFVPSQTGINVIQKFVESGKIRPVIEKVYPFSDLPEAYGRMEKGHLRGKVVIEMK, encoded by the exons ATGTTAGCCATAAAATCGGCTGTGATACGTGCAAAATCGATTTCGCGGGGTTCGCAAATACGTTACTTGTCACAGCTGTcaacaaaatataaagaaaatcaTGAGGAAAAGATGCAAGCCTGGCAAATACATTCGTACGAAGGATTGGCAAATCTCAAACTATCAGATGTCAGAATTCCCATTATAAAAAAACCTAACGACGTcctgataaaaattgaagccGCCAGTGTAAATCCAATTGATTTAGCTGTATCTC GGGGCTATGGTGCAACTATTCTGAATGCGATGCGTAAAATGAACGCTTTAAAAGATGACTTTGATGTGATTGAATTCCCTTTGACACTTGGGCGAGACTTTTCAGGGATAGTTATATCTAAGGGGCATAGTATAGGAGATCGATTAACATTGGGTGACAAAGTATGGGGAGTAATTCCTGTTGAGCAACAAGGATGTCATGCTGAGTATGTTGTCGTGGATGGTAATTTG GTAAATCACCGACCAACCAATTTATCGCACCTTGAAGCCTCCAGCATTTTGTATGCTGGTCTCACTGCATGGTCGGCCTTATGGATCACGGGAGGCTTGTGGTTAAAAACCAATGTACCCACAACTTATAATAAAAGAGTACTTGTTCTGGGTGGATCTGGTGGTGTCGGTACCTTAGCAATTCAATTATTGAAAGCTTGGAATATGCAG GTGGTAACAACTTGTAGCACTGATGCAGTTGAGCTTGTAGAAGGATTAGGAGCACATGTTGTTGTTGACTACAATGACCAGAATGCAGAATCACAAATCTTGGAGGAAGGGCC gtACGATATAATTTTGGATTGTTGCAACCAAGGAATAGATGTGATCAGAGCTAAAGGCTATCCACACAATACTTTCATAACTTTGAACTCGCCATTATTGAGAAACATTGATGAATATGGATGGGTGGCAggttcaatgaaaaatatcggggAATTGATTAAATATAATGTTCccatgattgaaaataaatctttcGTGAAATGGGCAGTTTTTGTTCCATCTCAGACGGGAATCAATGTGATCCAAAAATTTGTAGAGTCAGGAAAG ATTCGACCAGTAATTGAAAAGGTTTATCCTTTCTCTGATTTACCTGAAGCTTATGGAAGAATGGAGAAAGGCCACCTCCGTGGTAAAGTCgtgattgaaatgaaatag
- the LOC105692565 gene encoding PR domain zinc finger protein 13, producing the protein MLIEQLLSFSGHHMYPIMAQNNLMKSIEALKNTISQRFPRSSVIAATALPKDASTEIVQVNQLSTQKNTPAVQNIEVAFVDGRLRHAGGAENSTSWLKMVALAEDCQSCNVLLVLAEKGVVLKTIRRIAPGEELLMWFTENILAMMNMPFLTPANIQGQNRYVCHQCHVLFEYPNPLKVHLALHCDRFERSYLWTMLAKEFDKVSAPNLSLNIMPPSMTLFQFTLTGSPQTSPRQNSPNLADTVDSASPSHSPNSSTRISPVAENLSLRHSAFKPYLQPTLQNNNAVPIYAPEVRTCAPRMVQPSYQVPQTQIAPELHAAQMETIVSNLGKSKQGHLCIYCGKVYSRKYGLKIHIRTHTGYKPLKCKYCLRPFGDPSNLNKHVRLHAEGDTPYKCELCGKVLVRRRDLERHIKSRHQEAAEQLELSDASSDSMDVE; encoded by the exons ATGTTAATTGAGCAATTACTGAGCTTCTCCGGGCACCACATGTATCCCATAATGGCTCAGAATAATCTGATGAAGAGCATCGAAGCTCTGAAGAATACAATTTCGCAAAGGTTTCCTCGATCATCGGTCATTGCCGCGACGGCATTGCCAAAAGACGCATCGACGGAAATCGTTCAAGTGAATCAATTGTCAACGCAGAAGAACACCCCTGCAGTTCAAAAT aTCGAAGTAGCATTTGTCGACGGACGTCTTCGGCATGCAGGAGGTGCGGAAAATTCGACTTCGTGGCTGAAGATGGTCGCGCTCGCCGAAGATTGCCAGAGCTGCAACGTTCTTTTAGTTCTGGCGGAAAAGGGAGTCGTTCTAAAAACGATCCGGAGGATCGCCCCCGGTGAAGAACTCCTCATGTGGTTTACGGAAAATATCTTGGCGATGATGAACATGCCATTTTTAACACCGGCAAACATTCAGG GCCAGAATCGATACGTGTGCCATCAATGCCACGTTCTTTTCGAGTATCCGAACCCCTTGAAAGTTCACCTCGCGCTTCATTGCGATCGTTTCGAACGAAGCTATCTGTGGACAATGTTGGCCAAGGAATTCGACAAAGTTTCTGCGCCGAATTTATCCCTGAACATAATGCCACCGTCGATGACGCTCTTCCAATTCACGCTAACCGGTTCGCCTCAGACATCGCCACGGCAAAATTCGCCCAATCTCGCGGACACCGTAGACAGCGCGTCGCCGAGTCATTCGCCGAATTCATCGACGCGAATTTCTCCAGTCGCCGAAAACCTCAGTCTACGACATTCCGCGTTCAAACCCTACCTTCAACCTACGTTGCAAAATAACAACGCGGTACCGATTTACGCGCCGGAAGTGAGAACCTGCGCCCCCCGGATGGTCCAGCCTTCCTATCAAGTACCGCAGACGCAAATAGCACCGGAATTACACGCTGCCCAGATGGAAACGATCGTGAGCAATCTAGGAAAATCGAAACAGGGACACCTCTGCATCTACTGCGGGAAAGTTTACTCCAGAAAATATGGACTCAAAATTCACATAAG AACCCACACTGGATATAAACCGCTGAAGTGCAAGTATTGCTTGAGGCCATTCGGCGACCCCAGTAATCTAAACAAACACGTACGACTACACGCCGAAGGAGATACGCCCTACAAGTGCGAGCTTTGTGGAAAAGTCCTGGTGAGAAGAAGGGACCTCGAACGTCACATAAAATCAAGACATCAGGAAGCGGCGGAACAGCTGGAATTGTCGGATGCGTCATCCGATAGCATGGATGTTGAATGA
- the LOC105692654 gene encoding ATP synthase subunit delta, mitochondrial, translating to MATISRTLRPFLRSTRSHIRNYAEALRDDQMKFTFAGANQVFYDTQSIRQVDVPSFSGAFGILPKHVPTLAVLKPGVVTVYEDDGNVKKVFVSSGTVTINEDSSVQILAEEAHEVGNLDAAAARDILSKAQQELNSASSEKDKAAAAIAVEVAEALVQAAQ from the exons ATGGCAACCATCTCGCGCACCCTTCGCCCATTCCTAAGGTCAACTCGTAGTCATATCCGAAATTATGCTGAAGCCCTCAGGGATgatcaaatgaaattcacCTTTGCTGGTGCAAATCAG GTATTTTATGATACACAATCTATCCGCCAAGTTGATGTGCCATCATTTTCTGGAGCTTTTGGTATTCTGCCGAAACACGTACCGACCTTAGCTGTCTTGAAGCCAGGAGTAGTTACTGTTTATGAGGATGATGGCAACGTCAAGaaagtttttgtttcatctgGGACCGTTACTATCAATGAAGACTCCAGTGTACAA ATTCTAGCAGAAGAAGCCCATGAAGTTGGAAATCTTGACGCCGCAGCAGCCAGAGACATTCTGTCCAAGGCTCAACAAGAATTGAACTCCGCTTCCTCAGAAAAAGACAAAGCTGCAGCTGCAATCGCTGTAGAAGTTGCTGAAGCTCTTGTGCAAGCAGctcaataa